A window of the Gemmatimonas sp. genome harbors these coding sequences:
- a CDS encoding ERF family protein, producing MTTPGIAAPDMARLFTKLATVMGAVARVPKNGHNAYHGYRYVTEADLVEAVREHLASQNVCLFVSADSSKQIDASKGGPVTQVQMTITFACGDTGATFTVNWIGAGQDTGDKGVYKAFTGGLKYALLKCFLVSTGDDPEQVASGSDTRTSKPAFAQSRPPVPPESGERTSSRPVRTPSLEAARATLMPMGRTKGKPLSDLTADELRSARTWMARNGRSYPEFEAACAVILASDEKAA from the coding sequence ATGACTACTCCAGGTATTGCTGCGCCTGACATGGCCCGGCTGTTTACGAAGTTGGCCACTGTCATGGGTGCCGTCGCACGCGTGCCGAAGAACGGGCACAACGCGTACCACGGGTACCGCTATGTCACCGAGGCTGACTTGGTTGAAGCGGTGCGCGAGCACTTGGCATCGCAGAACGTATGCTTGTTTGTCAGCGCCGACAGCAGCAAGCAAATCGATGCATCGAAAGGGGGGCCGGTGACGCAGGTGCAGATGACGATCACATTCGCATGCGGCGACACGGGCGCCACGTTCACCGTCAACTGGATCGGCGCAGGGCAGGATACCGGCGACAAGGGCGTCTACAAAGCATTCACTGGTGGACTGAAGTACGCATTGCTGAAGTGCTTCCTCGTGAGCACTGGCGACGATCCCGAGCAGGTCGCTTCCGGAAGTGACACGCGTACAAGTAAGCCAGCGTTCGCGCAGTCACGTCCGCCGGTACCCCCAGAGTCGGGGGAGCGAACCTCATCGCGTCCGGTGCGCACGCCCTCGCTCGAGGCAGCGCGCGCGACCCTGATGCCGATGGGGCGCACCAAGGGCAAGCCGTTGTCCGATCTCACGGCTGACGAACTCCGCTCGGCGAGGACGTGGATGGCCCGGAACGGCAGATCCTATCCCGAGTTCGAGGCGGCATGCGCAGTGATCCTCGCGAGTGACGAGAAGGCTGCGTAA
- a CDS encoding PEP-CTERM sorting domain-containing protein encodes MQLTSLVRSLHRLAAATLFVAGSAASVSAQVPTAVDFLGNNSIVTVRFVGSEAADRSTLAYQIGAIGSFSAGGTWTDLFTNNGAGASAPGTQIQIGNVSSGQNVFFRLTNTTQGVGPNFTNYRFFSGPASRNPDNALHMAVSAGSGLAASGGGTFTTAFSFEDRSATIVPIADFDYNDLRFEIANVSTVVPEPSTYILMASGLAGLGMMARRRRNNA; translated from the coding sequence ATGCAACTCACATCCCTCGTTCGTTCATTGCACCGTCTTGCCGCCGCGACGCTGTTTGTCGCCGGTAGCGCGGCGAGCGTGAGCGCGCAGGTCCCCACGGCCGTTGATTTCCTCGGAAACAATAGCATTGTCACGGTGCGCTTTGTTGGCTCCGAGGCCGCAGATCGCAGCACTTTGGCCTACCAGATCGGCGCTATCGGCAGTTTTAGCGCAGGCGGTACGTGGACAGATCTGTTCACCAATAACGGTGCAGGCGCCTCGGCTCCCGGCACGCAGATCCAGATCGGGAACGTCTCCTCAGGGCAAAACGTGTTCTTTCGTTTAACCAACACCACGCAGGGCGTAGGGCCGAACTTTACCAACTACAGGTTCTTCAGCGGCCCCGCATCGCGGAATCCTGACAACGCGCTCCACATGGCTGTTTCGGCCGGCTCCGGCTTGGCAGCATCAGGCGGAGGAACATTCACGACAGCCTTCAGCTTCGAGGACCGCTCGGCTACCATCGTGCCGATCGCAGACTTCGACTACAACGACCTGCGCTTTGAGATCGCGAACGTATCCACGGTCGTCCCGGAGCCCAGCACGTACATCCTCATGGCGTCGGGCCTTGCCGGTCTCGGCATGATGGCACGCCGTCGTCGCAACAACGCGTAA
- the cysS gene encoding cysteine--tRNA ligase, protein MPEFRLYNTLARRVEPFAPADGQTVRMYTCGPTVYNPAHLGNFRTFLFEDLLRRVIRLAGWQVEQVMNLTDVDDKIIRKAAATGANILEVTEPFTELFHRDRRYLRIEDAERYPKATEHIPEMIALVERLVANNVAYIAEDGSVYFAIDRFPDYGKLSQLDKREIRAGARVAQDEYAKENAQDFALWKAAKPEDEATGAAWDSPWGRGRPGWHLECSAMAMKYLGETFDLHAGGIDLIFPHHEDEIAQSEAATGKQFARCWCHGEFLLTDGAKMAKRVGNVANVVEMRDQGISGTVYRHFVFNAHYRKQLNLGDDSLEQSRAAVNRIGAFALRLSEATSGTAALADAATKAEKAFLDALFDDLNAPEALAALFTFISEANKELDEQGTDLPALERARAAFRLMDSVLDLVPEQEIDAELAAWVEERLGARRAARERRDFAAADAARAELTARGILIEDGPEGTRWRKG, encoded by the coding sequence ATGCCAGAATTCCGCCTGTACAACACGCTCGCGCGTCGCGTCGAGCCGTTCGCACCTGCCGATGGACAGACGGTGCGCATGTACACGTGTGGACCGACGGTCTACAACCCGGCGCACCTCGGCAACTTCCGCACGTTCCTCTTCGAGGATCTGCTGCGGCGTGTCATTCGGCTGGCCGGCTGGCAGGTCGAACAGGTCATGAACCTGACCGACGTCGACGACAAGATCATCCGGAAAGCGGCCGCCACCGGCGCGAACATTCTCGAAGTGACGGAGCCCTTCACCGAGCTCTTTCATCGCGACCGTCGGTATCTCCGTATCGAAGATGCGGAGCGGTATCCAAAGGCCACCGAGCATATCCCCGAGATGATCGCGCTCGTGGAACGTCTGGTGGCCAACAACGTGGCCTACATCGCCGAAGACGGCTCCGTGTATTTCGCGATCGATCGCTTCCCGGACTACGGCAAACTGTCGCAGCTCGACAAGCGCGAGATTCGCGCCGGCGCGCGCGTCGCGCAAGACGAGTATGCCAAGGAAAACGCGCAGGACTTTGCGCTCTGGAAAGCGGCCAAACCGGAAGACGAAGCGACCGGCGCCGCCTGGGATTCGCCGTGGGGACGTGGTCGTCCCGGCTGGCACCTCGAGTGCTCCGCCATGGCCATGAAGTACCTCGGCGAAACCTTCGACCTCCATGCCGGCGGCATCGATCTCATCTTCCCGCACCACGAAGACGAGATCGCGCAGTCGGAAGCGGCCACTGGCAAGCAGTTCGCCCGTTGCTGGTGCCACGGTGAGTTTTTGCTCACCGACGGCGCCAAGATGGCCAAGCGAGTGGGCAACGTCGCCAACGTCGTCGAGATGCGCGATCAGGGGATCAGCGGCACCGTGTACCGCCATTTCGTGTTCAACGCGCACTACCGCAAGCAGCTCAACCTTGGCGACGACTCGCTCGAGCAGTCGCGGGCGGCGGTGAACCGCATCGGCGCGTTTGCGCTGCGGCTATCCGAAGCCACGTCGGGCACCGCGGCGCTCGCCGACGCCGCGACGAAGGCCGAGAAGGCGTTTCTGGACGCGCTGTTCGATGACCTGAACGCCCCCGAGGCGCTGGCCGCGCTGTTCACGTTCATCAGTGAAGCCAACAAGGAGCTCGACGAACAAGGCACCGACCTGCCGGCGCTGGAGCGGGCCCGGGCCGCTTTCCGACTCATGGACAGCGTGCTCGACCTCGTGCCCGAGCAGGAGATCGACGCCGAGCTGGCCGCGTGGGTCGAGGAGCGGTTGGGGGCCCGTCGGGCTGCCCGCGAGCGCCGGGATTTCGCGGCGGCCGATGCGGCGCGGGCCGAACTGACCGCCCGCGGCATCCTCATTGAGGACGGCCCCGAGGGAACGCGCTGGCGGAAGGGGTAA
- a CDS encoding SAVED domain-containing protein: MPDALLPHSGDAALEAAPEPRRPPRFFMSHWRGNASDIAALQRALQFRGLHAWRDVDHLELGELFEAAIRRAIREEVSAFIAFVTPTFLTRPVIWNVEVPEALERHRRDPGFLIIPLFCGVTPPELTAMCARHGLGDLSAFNGHSVAPGATKKVRNAELRRVAQRTLRAGLRPRIAADAAYVPRLLLRAQPHSVGEQGVDLDLDWTAPFEAGCPSATEWRDELMPALHDTRAVLDELSRRHAHVHVQARLSAPLALGEVLSATAKYTLTFDGANGAWSTVAPRRRAPVLVRHDLAAPGTDRSVALVEVAIARDLSQTVAGHAAGLSDRPGHSVRLTPSSGASQQAVVDATWAMSAAWEVGECLRTLHDQHGVRHIHLYVAAPAEWCVLLGHTLNAVGRITVHQWHPTTGSYVRACTLGAVGATRRPVATRNSE; this comes from the coding sequence ATGCCTGACGCACTCCTGCCCCATTCCGGCGACGCGGCGCTCGAGGCGGCGCCGGAACCTCGCCGTCCTCCGCGGTTCTTCATGAGCCATTGGCGGGGGAATGCCTCGGATATTGCCGCGCTACAGCGGGCGCTCCAGTTCCGCGGGCTTCATGCATGGCGGGATGTGGACCATCTGGAGCTCGGCGAGCTCTTCGAGGCGGCCATTCGACGGGCCATCCGAGAGGAAGTCTCGGCCTTCATCGCGTTCGTCACCCCCACGTTCCTGACACGCCCGGTCATCTGGAACGTCGAGGTCCCCGAGGCGCTCGAGCGGCACCGGCGCGACCCCGGATTTCTGATCATTCCCCTGTTCTGTGGCGTCACGCCGCCAGAACTGACCGCGATGTGTGCACGACACGGTCTCGGCGATCTGAGTGCCTTCAATGGGCATTCTGTCGCCCCTGGGGCAACCAAGAAGGTCCGGAATGCCGAGCTCCGGCGGGTCGCCCAGCGCACGCTGCGCGCCGGCCTTCGTCCTCGCATTGCCGCAGACGCCGCGTACGTGCCACGTCTGCTGCTCCGTGCGCAGCCGCACTCGGTCGGAGAGCAGGGCGTGGACCTCGACCTCGACTGGACCGCGCCGTTCGAGGCGGGGTGCCCAAGCGCGACAGAGTGGCGCGATGAGCTTATGCCCGCGCTCCACGACACGCGAGCCGTTCTCGACGAGTTGTCACGACGGCATGCACACGTCCACGTCCAGGCCCGGCTGTCGGCGCCGCTCGCGCTGGGTGAGGTGCTGTCGGCGACCGCCAAATACACCTTGACGTTCGACGGCGCGAACGGCGCATGGTCGACCGTAGCGCCACGGCGTCGCGCGCCGGTGCTCGTCCGGCACGATCTGGCGGCGCCCGGAACGGACCGCTCGGTGGCGCTGGTCGAAGTGGCCATCGCGCGGGACCTGAGCCAGACGGTTGCCGGCCATGCCGCTGGCCTGAGCGACCGACCGGGACACTCCGTGCGACTCACGCCATCCAGCGGTGCGAGTCAACAGGCCGTAGTCGACGCCACATGGGCCATGTCGGCGGCGTGGGAGGTGGGTGAGTGCCTGCGGACGTTGCACGATCAGCACGGCGTCCGGCACATCCATCTCTACGTCGCGGCGCCAGCCGAATGGTGCGTGCTCTTGGGACACACACTCAATGCCGTTGGCAGGATCACCGTGCACCAGTGGCATCCCACTACGGGGTCGTACGTGCGCGCTTGCACGCTCGGCGCGGTAGGCGCGACGCGACGGCCGGTGGCCACGCGGAATTCAGAGTGA
- the sdaAA gene encoding L-serine ammonia-lyase, iron-sulfur-dependent, subunit alpha, translating to MYRALADAIRDAEARGVTLSQVALEAEAKDQGRTVESIRDALRRALVVMREAVDRGMIGDLKSSSGLVGGDAAKLRTGPDGPLANTPFRDVLARAIAVQEVNAAMGVIVAAPTAGGAGVLPAVLTGIAKARGIDDERVIDALATAGLIGAVVAERASLSGAEGGCQAETGAAAGMAAGAAVEMLGGSPRQVGHATALAQQGTLGLVCDPLGGLVELPCVFRNATGAAIAMAAIEMAMAGIEFAIPADEVIDTMGEIGANMDVRYRETAGGGLAATPTGRRLAKERLYEIKRAGA from the coding sequence ATGTATCGAGCACTGGCTGATGCCATTCGTGACGCAGAGGCGCGCGGGGTCACGCTCTCGCAGGTCGCCCTCGAGGCGGAAGCGAAAGATCAAGGGCGCACGGTGGAGAGCATCCGCGATGCGCTGCGGCGCGCGCTGGTGGTGATGCGCGAAGCGGTCGACCGCGGCATGATCGGTGATCTCAAGTCGTCCTCGGGGCTGGTCGGTGGTGATGCCGCCAAGCTGCGCACCGGTCCCGATGGTCCCCTGGCCAACACCCCGTTCCGCGACGTGCTCGCGCGCGCCATTGCGGTGCAGGAAGTGAACGCCGCGATGGGTGTGATTGTCGCGGCACCCACTGCCGGTGGTGCCGGTGTTCTGCCGGCGGTGCTCACCGGCATCGCGAAGGCGCGTGGCATCGACGACGAACGCGTCATCGATGCGCTGGCGACCGCCGGACTGATCGGCGCCGTCGTGGCCGAACGCGCCTCGCTGTCCGGCGCCGAAGGTGGTTGTCAGGCCGAGACGGGTGCTGCGGCGGGCATGGCTGCAGGAGCAGCCGTGGAGATGCTGGGTGGTTCGCCGCGACAGGTCGGACACGCCACCGCCCTCGCGCAGCAGGGCACGCTTGGTTTGGTATGTGACCCGCTCGGCGGACTCGTGGAACTGCCGTGCGTGTTCCGCAACGCGACGGGTGCGGCGATTGCGATGGCGGCCATCGAAATGGCCATGGCTGGCATCGAGTTCGCCATTCCGGCTGACGAAGTCATTGACACGATGGGCGAAATCGGCGCGAACATGGATGTGCGCTACCGCGAAACCGCCGGCGGCGGACTCGCCGCGACGCCAACCGGTCGTCGCTTGGCGAAAGAACGTCTGTACGAGATCAAGCGCGCCGGTGCCTGA
- a CDS encoding ThiF family adenylyltransferase, producing the protein MGDPLSPEAKPGGLLPVARERFRAALAAAGFTLFGREANGTERWDGTAIAQWRDPESGEEREATHKIRIALWSGFPFQAPSAFAMDPREAMPNSRHAQPLPNGSLCLYAASYRPDTQRGWAPWRTGEEYLARLRELLSRMHSGEWDEHDRPPDLHTAFPQAKGDPAMTLVGEGWLPPSGSRFGRFGIWRRSASIVLADGPVADVGVVPAKPADERVNIVLGLYDQAREAVGVWFRLDREPGPRGSLGAVLAEIDRASGQDAGWALGECRRMIGADAGGKRPVFLALGYPDPMLGAREGWLFLEARPAGPGTPIRWREAKTLAQAGVSASETVPINRAALMRRTGPIAAAVEGKTVLVFGVGALGGTMALLLARSGIERLILVDGDRIRPGNAVRHVGDISHTGRLKTSVLFMDIIYHVPNVYVEEHVATWDPERLRAYVARADVVVDATAEQPFSLLLNAVCVAAGRPLVQVETTRRAAFGRVRVIRPGRDACLLCYEAHAQSTRYPIVPAGDEGEFFDEGCGVPTVEAPALDVEATANWAARAVLWLLQDRLGPRNHLLVVNEELADVSGDLAVVGVHWDVFARVMGCECCDDAHGSARPVTA; encoded by the coding sequence TTGGGTGACCCTCTCTCGCCCGAGGCCAAACCCGGCGGACTACTCCCGGTCGCGCGCGAGCGCTTCCGGGCGGCACTTGCCGCGGCCGGGTTCACGCTGTTCGGGCGAGAGGCCAACGGCACCGAGCGTTGGGACGGAACCGCGATAGCGCAGTGGCGCGATCCCGAGTCGGGCGAGGAGCGTGAGGCGACCCACAAGATCCGGATCGCGCTCTGGTCTGGATTCCCGTTTCAGGCGCCATCGGCATTTGCGATGGACCCGCGCGAGGCGATGCCGAACAGCCGACATGCGCAACCGCTCCCCAACGGATCCTTATGTCTGTATGCCGCCAGCTATCGCCCAGACACCCAGCGAGGCTGGGCGCCGTGGCGGACGGGCGAGGAGTATCTGGCCAGACTCCGCGAGTTGCTGTCCCGCATGCACAGTGGCGAATGGGACGAGCACGACCGGCCGCCCGACCTGCACACCGCGTTTCCGCAGGCCAAGGGTGACCCGGCGATGACGTTGGTGGGCGAGGGATGGCTGCCCCCGAGTGGGTCCCGGTTCGGCCGTTTCGGCATTTGGCGACGCAGTGCGAGCATCGTCCTCGCGGATGGCCCGGTCGCCGACGTCGGTGTGGTGCCCGCCAAGCCTGCCGACGAGCGCGTGAACATAGTGCTTGGGCTTTATGATCAAGCGCGGGAGGCGGTTGGCGTCTGGTTTCGCCTCGACCGCGAGCCAGGTCCCCGGGGGTCGCTCGGCGCGGTGCTGGCGGAGATCGACCGGGCGAGCGGCCAAGACGCGGGATGGGCACTTGGTGAATGCCGACGAATGATCGGCGCTGATGCCGGAGGGAAGCGTCCCGTTTTCCTCGCGCTCGGGTACCCCGACCCGATGCTCGGCGCGCGGGAGGGCTGGCTCTTCCTCGAGGCACGGCCAGCGGGGCCGGGCACACCCATACGTTGGCGTGAGGCGAAGACGTTGGCGCAGGCCGGCGTGTCGGCGTCGGAGACAGTGCCCATCAACCGTGCGGCGCTGATGCGTCGCACGGGGCCAATCGCCGCGGCGGTCGAGGGGAAGACGGTTCTCGTGTTCGGGGTTGGCGCGCTCGGCGGCACCATGGCACTCCTGCTCGCGCGGTCTGGCATCGAACGCCTCATCCTCGTCGACGGCGACCGCATCCGGCCTGGCAACGCGGTACGCCACGTCGGCGACATCAGCCACACGGGGCGGTTGAAAACCAGTGTGCTGTTCATGGACATCATCTACCACGTGCCGAATGTGTACGTCGAAGAGCACGTAGCGACGTGGGATCCCGAGCGACTGCGCGCGTACGTCGCACGCGCCGATGTCGTCGTAGATGCGACCGCAGAGCAGCCCTTCTCGCTGTTGCTGAATGCGGTCTGCGTCGCCGCCGGTCGCCCGCTCGTCCAGGTCGAAACGACACGTCGCGCGGCGTTCGGTCGTGTGCGTGTTATCCGGCCCGGACGTGATGCATGTCTGCTGTGCTACGAGGCGCACGCGCAATCGACGCGCTACCCTATCGTGCCCGCAGGTGATGAAGGCGAGTTCTTTGACGAGGGGTGTGGCGTCCCGACCGTCGAAGCGCCGGCGTTGGACGTGGAGGCAACCGCGAACTGGGCTGCGCGCGCTGTCCTGTGGCTACTTCAGGATCGGTTGGGTCCACGCAATCACCTGCTGGTTGTGAATGAAGAGCTGGCAGATGTCTCCGGGGACTTGGCGGTGGTCGGCGTGCACTGGGACGTGTTTGCACGGGTGATGGGGTGCGAGTGCTGCGACGATGCGCACGGAAGCGCGCGGCCCGTCACGGCCTAG
- the sdaAB gene encoding L-serine ammonia-lyase, iron-sulfur-dependent subunit beta, with amino-acid sequence MVSLLDIIGPVMVGPSSSHTAGACRLGLLARCLVGGTPEKAHIELHGSFARTGEGHGTDKAIVGGLMGFRPDDERLRTALDIMEREGLAYAFEKTSLGDDAHPNTVRITLDRGDRTAQMVGASLGAGRIMVTEIDGYPVEIPGNLHTIVLVAEDVKGSVARIAGILADANCNIATLKLSRKERGGDAFMVIEVDEQPDESVRDAIRALGWVKWAFRLDKVSA; translated from the coding sequence ATGGTCTCTCTCCTCGATATCATCGGTCCTGTCATGGTCGGGCCGAGCAGTTCACACACGGCCGGTGCCTGCCGCCTGGGGCTGCTCGCCCGGTGTCTGGTTGGCGGCACGCCCGAAAAGGCGCACATCGAATTGCACGGGTCTTTCGCCCGAACCGGCGAAGGGCACGGCACCGACAAGGCGATCGTGGGCGGCCTCATGGGCTTTCGCCCCGACGACGAACGCTTGCGTACGGCGCTCGACATCATGGAGCGCGAAGGACTCGCCTATGCATTCGAGAAAACGTCGCTCGGTGATGACGCGCACCCCAACACCGTGCGCATCACGCTCGACCGCGGCGACCGCACGGCGCAGATGGTCGGCGCTTCACTTGGCGCCGGACGCATCATGGTCACCGAGATCGATGGCTATCCGGTAGAGATTCCCGGCAACCTGCACACTATCGTCCTCGTGGCCGAGGATGTGAAAGGATCTGTGGCCCGTATCGCCGGCATTCTCGCCGACGCGAACTGCAACATTGCCACGCTCAAGCTCTCGAGAAAAGAGCGCGGCGGGGATGCCTTCATGGTGATCGAGGTCGACGAGCAGCCCGATGAGTCGGTGCGTGATGCCATCCGTGCGCTAGGCTGGGTCAAGTGGGCGTTCCGTCTCGACAAGGTGAGTGCCTGA
- a CDS encoding PspA/IM30 family protein has product MGIFDRLSTLIKSNLNELISSAENPEKMLNQIIVDMRNQLAKAKQQVAASIADEKRLKDQADAEFKLADEWERRAMLAVQEGRDDLAKQALLRGQEHLEHGQQLASTWETHRMETEKLKQSLRDLNDKIEEAKRKKNLLLARQRRAEAQARISQTMSGLSDNSAFDAFNRMEEKITANERQLQAAQEIDEEFSGDRLAGEFKQLERASGGVNADQQLLQLKQRMGMLGAGAPAASRQLAAGATEAASAAAPAQLAAGPDAAATAAAAAAAAAQAAAAQAAAAAAAEQAKTGEAELIAEIERLGGIQPRS; this is encoded by the coding sequence ATGGGTATCTTCGACCGTCTCTCGACTCTCATCAAGTCGAATCTGAATGAGCTCATTTCCTCGGCGGAAAACCCCGAGAAGATGCTCAATCAGATCATCGTCGACATGCGTAACCAGCTGGCCAAGGCCAAGCAGCAGGTTGCCGCGTCCATCGCCGATGAGAAGCGCCTGAAGGATCAGGCCGATGCGGAATTCAAGCTGGCCGATGAATGGGAGCGTCGCGCCATGCTCGCCGTGCAGGAGGGACGCGACGACCTGGCGAAGCAGGCGCTGCTTCGCGGGCAGGAGCATCTCGAGCACGGCCAGCAGCTCGCCAGCACGTGGGAGACGCACCGCATGGAAACGGAGAAGCTCAAGCAGTCCCTCCGTGACCTGAACGACAAGATCGAAGAAGCGAAGCGCAAGAAGAATCTGCTGCTCGCCCGTCAGCGTCGGGCCGAGGCGCAGGCGCGCATCTCGCAAACGATGTCCGGTCTTTCCGACAATTCGGCCTTCGATGCGTTCAATCGCATGGAAGAGAAGATCACGGCCAACGAACGGCAGCTGCAGGCGGCGCAGGAGATCGACGAGGAGTTCAGCGGCGATCGTCTGGCCGGCGAGTTCAAGCAGCTCGAGCGGGCGTCGGGCGGCGTAAACGCCGATCAGCAGTTGCTGCAGCTCAAGCAGCGCATGGGCATGCTGGGTGCCGGTGCGCCGGCCGCCTCGCGTCAGCTGGCCGCGGGAGCCACCGAGGCGGCGTCCGCCGCCGCGCCGGCTCAGTTGGCTGCCGGACCCGACGCCGCCGCGACCGCCGCCGCTGCTGCGGCGGCGGCCGCGCAAGCCGCTGCCGCCCAAGCTGCGGCGGCGGCTGCCGCCGAACAGGCCAAAACGGGTGAAGCGGAGTTGATCGCGGAAATCGAACGGCTCGGCGGTATTCAGCCGAGATCGTGA
- a CDS encoding YbjN domain-containing protein produces MVTREDIEAFLDRLSADGASHQELEPGLWLVRPSGALEFDVVVTHNPPVVLLRVKVMPLPAEAADQAALNRRLLELNASDLLHGSYGIDQDNVVLTEALELAHLDFEEFLASYESMTLSLTSHLRELAAFREAR; encoded by the coding sequence ATGGTCACGCGAGAAGATATCGAGGCATTCCTCGATCGACTGAGTGCAGACGGCGCCTCCCATCAGGAACTGGAGCCGGGGTTATGGCTCGTGCGCCCCAGCGGCGCGCTGGAATTCGATGTGGTGGTCACGCACAATCCGCCCGTGGTGTTGCTCCGGGTGAAGGTGATGCCACTCCCGGCGGAGGCCGCCGATCAGGCAGCGCTCAACCGGCGCCTGCTCGAGCTCAATGCCAGCGACTTGCTGCACGGCTCCTACGGCATCGATCAGGACAACGTCGTGCTCACCGAGGCTCTCGAACTCGCGCATCTCGATTTCGAGGAATTCCTCGCGTCGTACGAGAGCATGACTCTTTCGCTCACATCACATCTTCGTGAGCTGGCCGCCTTCCGCGAGGCTCGCTGA
- a CDS encoding Mov34/MPN/PAD-1 family protein, which translates to MSTDIEETLRRESERASPNETGGVLVGHADGDGRTVVTAVVGPGPNAVHTRSRFRRDGDYAQSEVDRLHHTSDGRDDYIGEWHSHPDAGGPSYVDRGSMSWISHNPSYGRREPVLLIMERVRKRAWRPRAYRWVEGRLVEVRASALVDERLT; encoded by the coding sequence TTGAGCACTGACATCGAGGAGACGCTGCGGCGGGAGTCCGAGCGTGCATCTCCGAACGAAACCGGCGGCGTTCTCGTTGGTCACGCTGATGGCGACGGTCGCACAGTGGTGACGGCAGTTGTGGGGCCGGGCCCGAACGCTGTGCATACGCGCAGCCGCTTTCGACGAGATGGCGACTACGCGCAGTCCGAAGTGGATAGGCTGCATCACACGTCCGATGGGCGTGACGACTACATCGGCGAGTGGCACTCTCATCCCGATGCTGGAGGGCCGAGCTACGTCGACCGAGGCAGCATGTCCTGGATCAGCCACAACCCGAGCTACGGTCGTCGCGAACCGGTGCTGCTCATCATGGAGCGCGTCCGTAAACGAGCGTGGCGTCCACGGGCGTACCGATGGGTCGAGGGTCGACTCGTCGAGGTCCGTGCGAGCGCGCTGGTTGACGAGAGATTGACCTAG
- a CDS encoding DUF1611 domain-containing protein gives MALSRRFLILAEGSFGPLSSKTANACIRYVPDEVAAVLDSGTAGRRAQDVLGFGGNIPVVATLAEGMTHKPTALLIGIAPAGGQFPDAWRSIVCDALRAGLDVWSGLHTMLGDDREFGALAAASGATIRDLRRTPSGLDVASGRVRDLEATIVLTVGTDCNIGKMTAQLQVQSSVRQLGHRVNFAATGQTGILVEGRGIAVDAVVADFIAGAAESLTIEAADGADIVLVEGQGSLIHPAYSGVTLGLMHGALPHAMVLCAQPSRTTIHRNPWVQIPSLSEMIRLYESAMEPLRPSPVIAIALNTFDLDDREARNVIERVRSETGLPTTDPVRYEPLVIAEAISAFHVERVAERNVLTRPATIG, from the coding sequence ATGGCTCTGTCGCGTCGCTTTCTGATCCTCGCCGAAGGTAGCTTCGGCCCGCTCAGCTCCAAGACGGCCAACGCTTGCATCCGGTATGTGCCGGATGAGGTAGCGGCTGTTCTCGACAGTGGGACCGCCGGCCGCAGGGCGCAGGATGTGCTCGGTTTTGGCGGCAACATTCCCGTCGTTGCCACGCTCGCGGAGGGCATGACGCACAAGCCTACGGCGTTGCTGATCGGTATCGCACCGGCGGGCGGGCAGTTTCCTGATGCGTGGCGCTCCATCGTGTGCGACGCACTGCGCGCCGGTCTCGATGTCTGGAGCGGCCTGCACACCATGCTTGGTGACGACCGGGAGTTCGGTGCACTGGCCGCCGCTTCCGGCGCGACCATTCGCGACCTGCGGCGGACGCCGTCGGGGCTCGACGTGGCGTCAGGACGCGTTCGCGATCTCGAGGCGACGATCGTGCTCACGGTTGGAACCGACTGCAACATCGGGAAGATGACGGCGCAGCTCCAAGTGCAATCGTCCGTACGGCAACTCGGCCATCGCGTGAATTTCGCAGCGACGGGACAGACCGGGATTCTGGTGGAAGGGCGCGGCATCGCGGTGGATGCCGTGGTCGCCGATTTCATCGCCGGGGCTGCCGAATCGCTCACGATCGAGGCGGCAGATGGGGCGGATATCGTGTTGGTGGAAGGGCAGGGATCGCTCATTCATCCCGCGTACTCCGGTGTCACCCTCGGGCTCATGCATGGGGCCTTGCCACACGCCATGGTGCTCTGTGCGCAGCCATCACGGACTACGATTCACCGGAATCCCTGGGTGCAGATCCCGTCGCTCAGTGAAATGATCCGCTTGTACGAATCGGCGATGGAACCGCTTCGACCATCGCCGGTGATCGCGATTGCGCTCAACACGTTCGATCTCGACGACCGCGAAGCACGCAACGTGATCGAGCGCGTGCGATCTGAGACTGGCCTGCCCACCACCGATCCGGTGCGCTACGAACCACTCGTGATCGCCGAAGCCATTTCCGCGTTTCACGTGGAGCGCGTGGCGGAACGCAATGTTTTGACCCGGCCGGCAACGATTGGGTGA